One stretch of Rosistilla oblonga DNA includes these proteins:
- a CDS encoding sulfatase, which yields MNWNDCGAYGHPAIRTPNIDRLASEGLLFQHAYLTTNSCSPSRASILTGRYPHNTAAEQLHWPLPAGTATLAEQLRRRGYYTAAAGKWHLGDAVRGDFDKIYEASTAGFVLPSGKDGEPPKMIAAQPSGCEDWERSLDDRPCDRPFFLWLAALDPHREYTAGALDPPHRSEDVIVPEHLPDTPEVREDLRLYYDEIGRLDGYVGKVLAKLKQQGVDENTLVLFISDNGRPFPRDKTTLYDGGIRTPWIVRWPARIAAGETTDALVSAVDIAPTFLQLADRATPAAGDSTQQTTRMSQNEGSQTAGVDVWQPEGKSFLATLLDPRKRHREFAFAEDHWHDYEDHARCVVDRRFKLIRNDYPDLPATPSADAGRGLTLQAMLKLQQRGELTAAQQSCFRSPRPRWELFDLQRDPSELVNRFDDPAYASVRDSMQQALLRWSQETGDYLPNRRTPDEFDRVSGAPDHSVRVRPRPSKQEMFGTNGKY from the coding sequence ATGAACTGGAACGACTGTGGAGCCTACGGGCATCCGGCGATTCGGACGCCCAACATCGATCGCCTGGCGAGCGAGGGGCTGCTGTTCCAGCACGCCTACCTGACGACCAATTCGTGTAGTCCCTCGCGGGCGAGCATCCTGACCGGCAGATATCCTCACAACACCGCAGCGGAACAACTGCATTGGCCGCTTCCGGCGGGGACGGCTACGCTGGCGGAACAGCTGCGGCGGCGCGGATACTACACCGCAGCGGCTGGGAAATGGCATTTGGGTGATGCTGTGCGGGGCGACTTTGACAAGATCTATGAGGCGTCGACGGCTGGTTTTGTATTGCCGTCGGGGAAGGATGGCGAGCCGCCGAAAATGATCGCAGCGCAGCCGAGCGGTTGCGAAGATTGGGAGCGATCGCTGGACGATCGGCCTTGCGATCGCCCCTTTTTCCTGTGGCTTGCGGCACTCGATCCGCATCGCGAATATACCGCCGGGGCGCTCGATCCGCCGCACCGCAGCGAAGATGTGATCGTCCCGGAGCATCTGCCCGACACGCCTGAGGTCCGCGAAGACTTGCGTCTTTATTACGACGAGATCGGTCGGTTGGACGGATACGTCGGCAAGGTGCTGGCAAAGCTGAAGCAGCAGGGAGTCGATGAGAACACGTTGGTCTTGTTCATCAGCGACAACGGCCGCCCTTTCCCTCGCGACAAGACGACGTTGTACGACGGTGGCATCCGCACGCCTTGGATTGTCCGATGGCCGGCCAGGATCGCCGCCGGAGAAACAACCGACGCGTTGGTCAGCGCTGTCGATATCGCACCGACCTTCCTGCAGTTGGCTGATCGTGCGACGCCCGCCGCTGGAGATTCAACGCAGCAGACGACCAGAATGTCGCAGAACGAAGGTTCCCAAACGGCAGGCGTAGACGTATGGCAACCCGAAGGCAAAAGCTTTTTGGCGACGCTGTTGGATCCTCGCAAGCGGCACCGCGAGTTCGCTTTTGCCGAAGACCACTGGCACGATTACGAGGACCATGCCCGTTGCGTCGTCGATCGCCGTTTCAAACTGATCCGCAACGACTACCCCGATCTTCCCGCCACGCCATCGGCTGATGCGGGGCGTGGGCTGACCTTGCAAGCGATGCTGAAGCTTCAGCAGCGTGGCGAACTGACAGCCGCACAGCAGAGCTGTTTCCGCTCGCCACGGCCGCGATGGGAGCTGTTCGATCTGCAACGCGATCCCAGCGAATTGGTCAACCGCTTCGACGATCCCGCCTACGCTTCGGTGCGCGATTCGATGCAGCAGGCGTTGCTGCGATGGAGCCAGGAGACGGGCGATTATCTGCCCAATCGGCGGACGCCCGATGAGTTCGACCGCGTCAGCGGAGCGCCCGACCATAGCGTGCGGGTGCGTCCGCGGCCTTCGAAACAAGAGATGTTCGGCACCAACGGGAAGTACTGA